The following coding sequences are from one Gossypium hirsutum isolate 1008001.06 chromosome A12, Gossypium_hirsutum_v2.1, whole genome shotgun sequence window:
- the LOC107933923 gene encoding uncharacterized protein gives MDSGNSGSVQSPSGGSEEFNSGANSISAFFNNNPSSHIGHAPLGNQQSPPLLQQQHQSPSSSSVLFDPLSNYFDHPLSSVTNPNSQLNLDVVWSRNPRSEPNCSDLVGGFMASSSPPPTQQLFTNLQAQSRATFPSIQIPQGPESGTKGSGTSGQPNNNNIVRNSKKRSRASRRAPTTVLTTDTTNFRAMVQEFTGIPAPPFTPSPFPRTRLDLFGTTSSPNYLLRPFAQKLNYPPPLFTSSSMVDAIASTPSTNSTSSTTSVNYQLPSELGLLKQPQNPLNINMQQNPILNFVSLLQAPPKYPLSNSTDIPSNVSPLKMGAFEGFGLSQGHVNPNLSGVQNMVSSSDGSLPRNENSANPPCWGEAAGSREHDQSLLRSINGRYNNSNTPGLTNGKANNLSVSSSDFHVDKGPENVATRSDGMVESWICSSD, from the coding sequence ATGGATTCTGGTAACAGTGGTAGTGTGCAATCTCCGAGTGGTGGCAGTGAAGAGTTTAATTCAGGCGCTAACTCAATCTCAGCTTTCTTTAACAATAACCCATCGAGCCATATCGGTCATGCTCCCTTGGGTAACCAACAATCGCCGCCGCTTCTGCAACAGCAACACCAAAGTCCTTCTTCCTCATCTGTGTTGTTTGACCCTTTATCGAACTACTTCGATCATCCCTTATCAAGTGTGACAAACCCAAATTCACAACTCAATCTTGATGTGGTTTGGTCCAGAAATCCAAGATCTGAGCCCAACTGCAGTGATCTTGTTGGTGGCTTTATGGCCTCATCATCGCCACCACCAACCCAACAGTTGTTCACCAACCTGCAAGCACAAAGCAGAGCCACTTTTCCTTCTATCCAGATCCCTCAAGGACCTGAAAGTGGTACAAAAGGTTCAGGCACAAGTGGCCAACCCAACAACAACAATATAGTGCGTAACTCAAAGAAGAGATCCAGAGCTTCCCGGCGTGCACCAACCACTGTTTTGACCACAGACACCACCAATTTCCGAGCCATGGTTCAGGAGTTTACTGGGATCCCTGCACCACCCTTCACCCCCTCACCTTTCCCGAGAACCAGGCTTGATTTATTTGGTACAACTTCATCTCCTAATTATCTTTTAAGACCATTTGCTCAGAAACTTAATTATCCTCCTCCCTTATTTACTAGCTCTTCCATGGTTGATGCTATAGCTTCTACACCTAGCACTAATTCTACTTCTAGTACAACTTCTGTTAACTACCAACTGCCATCTGAGTTAGGCCTTTTAAAACAGCCTCAAAATCCACTCAACATCAACATGCAACAAAACCCAATTCTTAACTTTGTATCACTCCTTCAAGCCCCTCCCAAATACCCACTTTCCAATTCAACAGATATTCCATCAAATGTCTCTCCTCTCAAAATGGGCGCTTTTGAAGGGTTTGGTTTGAGCCAGGGGCATGTCAATCCCAATCTCAGCGGCGTTCAAAACATGGTATCATCATCAGATGGATCATTGCCAAGAAATGAAAATAGTGCTAATCCTCCATGCTGGGGAGAAGCAGCAGGGTCCCGTGAACATGATCAAAGTCTCCTAAGGTCCATCAATGGCAGGTACAACAACAGTAACACACCAGGACTTACGAATGGGAAAGCAAACAATTTATCGGTGTCTTCATCGGATTTTCATGTCGATAAAGGGCCAGAAAATGTAGCTACAAGAAGTGACGGTATGGTGGAATCATGGATATGTTCATCTGATTAG